A genomic stretch from Aerococcaceae bacterium zg-1292 includes:
- a CDS encoding SufS family cysteine desulfurase: MDKAIQEQFPILYQEINNERLIYLDNAATTQKPHVVIQAMQHYYEHDNANIHRGVHTLAQRATQQYETVRHQLARFMGAEDDAEVIFTSGTTASINFLAERLVAPQLTAEDIIVVSALEHHSNLVPWQEVAKQTGAQLQFMPLDDKYQADLAQLAQAEWVERIKVIAIQHVSNVLGSEQPIQAITEWAHEHDILVLVDGAQAAAHRTLEVATWGVDAYCWSGHKVYGPTGVGICYLSKRHHEQCLPFFYGGEMIHFVGDTQSNYKIAPWKFEGGTPPIAQVIGLGKAIEWLESFDSHLRHQHEQSITQELYRRLKETDGIEVYGEGQHGIVSFNIDGVHPHDAATGYDMEGIAVRAGHHCAQPLMRLLNVNATLRVSTAIYTTKEEVEHFINATRKIKEFFNGFK, translated from the coding sequence ATGGATAAAGCAATACAAGAACAATTTCCGATTTTATATCAGGAGATTAATAATGAGCGACTAATCTATTTAGATAATGCCGCAACAACTCAAAAACCACACGTTGTCATTCAAGCGATGCAACATTATTACGAGCACGATAATGCCAATATCCATCGAGGTGTACATACTTTAGCTCAGCGAGCAACTCAGCAATACGAAACAGTGCGCCATCAGTTAGCGAGATTTATGGGAGCCGAAGACGATGCCGAAGTAATTTTTACTAGCGGAACAACCGCCAGTATTAATTTTTTAGCAGAACGTTTGGTGGCACCGCAGTTAACGGCAGAAGACATCATTGTCGTTTCCGCATTGGAACATCATTCGAATTTGGTGCCGTGGCAGGAAGTCGCAAAACAGACAGGGGCACAATTGCAATTTATGCCATTAGATGATAAGTATCAAGCGGATTTGGCTCAATTAGCGCAAGCCGAATGGGTGGAGCGTATTAAAGTGATTGCGATTCAACACGTGTCTAATGTTTTAGGGAGCGAGCAACCGATTCAAGCAATTACCGAATGGGCACATGAGCATGATATATTGGTACTCGTAGACGGTGCACAAGCGGCGGCTCATCGAACACTTGAGGTTGCGACTTGGGGTGTGGATGCCTATTGTTGGAGCGGACATAAAGTGTATGGTCCGACGGGTGTTGGTATTTGTTATTTATCTAAGCGTCATCATGAACAGTGTCTGCCATTTTTCTATGGTGGGGAAATGATTCATTTTGTTGGAGACACACAGAGTAATTATAAAATCGCCCCATGGAAATTCGAAGGCGGCACGCCACCGATTGCACAAGTTATCGGACTCGGTAAAGCAATCGAGTGGCTAGAATCATTTGATAGCCACTTAAGACATCAACACGAGCAGTCCATCACGCAGGAATTATATCGGCGCCTGAAAGAAACGGATGGCATTGAGGTATATGGTGAGGGACAACATGGTATTGTTAGTTTTAATATTGATGGCGTCCATCCGCATGATGCAGCAACCGGTTACGATATGGAAGGCATTGCTGTACGTGCGGGACATCATTGTGCACAGCCCTTGATGCGTTTGCTGAATGTTAATGCAACGTTACGAGTGAGTACTGCAATTTATACGACAAAAGAAGAGGTAGAGCATTTTATTAATGCGACACGTAAAATTAAGGAGTTTTTCAATGGCTTTAAATGA
- a CDS encoding SUF system NifU family Fe-S cluster assembly protein: MALNDLAHLYREVILDHAQHPRNQQTMRNATYQMELLNPTCGDAITVQLMVSSAGSIEKVTYTGSGCSISMASASMMTEVLMNKTLDEAIHLIEQFNRLVKGEAIEDESEELLKDAYYLAGVKNFPARYKCAVLAWKAVENAIAPQQEGE; the protein is encoded by the coding sequence ATGGCTTTAAATGATTTAGCGCATTTATACCGTGAGGTAATACTCGATCATGCGCAACATCCACGTAATCAACAAACAATGCGAAATGCCACTTATCAGATGGAATTATTAAATCCTACGTGTGGTGATGCGATTACTGTGCAATTAATGGTTTCATCAGCAGGTAGCATTGAAAAAGTGACTTATACTGGAAGTGGCTGTTCCATAAGTATGGCGAGTGCGAGCATGATGACTGAAGTATTAATGAATAAAACACTTGATGAGGCGATTCATTTAATCGAACAATTCAATCGATTAGTCAAAGGTGAGGCTATAGAGGATGAGAGTGAAGAATTATTAAAAGATGCCTATTATTTGGCCGGGGTTAAAAATTTTCCAGCACGCTATAAATGTGCCGTGCTTGCTTGGAAAGCAGTAGAAAATGCGATTGCACCGCAACAGGAAGGTGAGTGA
- the sufB gene encoding Fe-S cluster assembly protein SufB — protein MSEQEVEVPVLDDYAYGFKDNAEIIFSTGKGLSDDVVKTISSHKQEPQWMLDYRLKSLETFYKKPIVDWGADLSGLNFDDITYFQIASDKPARSWDEVPDEIKQTFERLGIPEAERAYLAGAAVQYESEAVYHNLKAEFDKLGIIFTDTDTALRDYPELFKEHFGTVVPPTDNFIAALNGAVWSGGTFIYVPKGVKCDIPLQTYFRINNEGTGQFERTLIIVDEGASIHYVEGCTAPTYSTASLHGAVVEIIVKKDAYCRYTTIQNWSHNVYNLVTKRAHAHEGATMEWVDGNLGAHITMKYPSVYLQGQGARGTVMSIAFAGHNQTQDAGAKIYHNAPNTSSSIVSKSIAKDGGTVNYRGQVYFGKQSQGSMSHIECDTIIMDEHSKSDTIPFNEIHNGQVALEHEAKVSRISEEQLFYLMSRGLSEAAATEMIVMGFVEPFTKELPMEYAVELNRLISFEMEGSVG, from the coding sequence ATGAGTGAACAGGAAGTAGAAGTGCCTGTATTAGATGACTATGCTTATGGTTTTAAAGATAATGCTGAAATAATTTTTTCGACGGGAAAAGGTTTGAGTGACGACGTCGTCAAAACGATTTCAAGTCACAAGCAAGAGCCACAGTGGATGCTAGATTATCGTTTAAAATCATTGGAAACTTTTTATAAAAAACCGATAGTGGACTGGGGAGCGGATTTATCGGGATTAAATTTTGATGATATTACCTATTTTCAAATAGCTAGTGATAAACCAGCACGCTCTTGGGATGAAGTGCCCGATGAAATTAAGCAAACCTTTGAACGGCTAGGGATTCCGGAAGCTGAGCGCGCTTATTTAGCAGGGGCAGCTGTGCAATACGAGTCTGAGGCAGTGTATCATAATTTGAAGGCGGAATTTGATAAATTAGGCATCATCTTTACAGATACGGACACGGCTTTACGTGATTATCCGGAATTATTTAAGGAACATTTTGGTACTGTCGTACCGCCAACAGATAATTTTATTGCGGCTCTCAATGGAGCTGTATGGAGTGGCGGGACGTTTATTTATGTACCCAAAGGCGTCAAATGTGATATTCCGTTACAGACGTATTTTCGTATTAATAATGAAGGAACGGGTCAATTTGAGCGCACATTGATTATTGTGGACGAAGGTGCGAGTATCCATTATGTCGAGGGTTGTACAGCTCCGACGTATTCAACCGCCTCCTTGCATGGTGCTGTTGTGGAGATTATTGTTAAAAAAGATGCGTATTGCCGCTATACGACGATTCAAAATTGGTCGCATAATGTGTACAATCTTGTTACGAAACGTGCTCATGCGCATGAGGGAGCAACAATGGAATGGGTCGATGGCAATCTTGGTGCGCATATAACGATGAAGTATCCAAGTGTGTATTTACAAGGTCAAGGTGCTAGGGGAACGGTTATGTCGATTGCCTTTGCAGGTCATAATCAGACCCAAGATGCAGGTGCTAAGATTTATCATAATGCACCGAATACGTCTAGCTCGATTGTTTCTAAATCCATCGCTAAAGACGGTGGAACGGTTAATTATCGTGGACAAGTCTATTTTGGCAAGCAATCACAAGGTTCGATGTCACATATTGAGTGTGATACGATTATTATGGATGAACATTCAAAATCGGATACTATTCCTTTTAATGAGATTCATAATGGTCAGGTGGCATTAGAGCATGAGGCAAAAGTATCACGTATCTCAGAAGAACAATTATTCTATTTAATGAGTCGTGGTTTGTCAGAGGCAGCTGCGACGGAAATGATTGTCATGGGATTTGTAGAACCATTTACGAAAGAGTTGCCAATGGAATATGCAGTAGAATTGAACCGATTAATTAGTTTTGAAATGGAAGGCAGTGTGGGGTAA